A DNA window from Macadamia integrifolia cultivar HAES 741 chromosome 4, SCU_Mint_v3, whole genome shotgun sequence contains the following coding sequences:
- the LOC122075283 gene encoding protein DMP2-like, whose protein sequence is MENDKVTSPSSSSSAEKKKEKVGMVNKTLKGMSDLIQYLPTGTVFLFQTLNPIFTIAGHCTEINEILTGIFLAFCATSCVFSCFTDSYVGSDALIHYGIATFDGLWPAPNSDNIDISKYKITLGDVVDALCSLIVFAVIAILDPNTTNCFYPEFGVFQKVLVVILPAVVGFFASTVFNFFPKKRHGIGRIPACYS, encoded by the coding sequence ATGGAGAATGACAAGGTTACTAGTCCATCTTCCTCAAGTTCAgctgagaagaagaaagagaaagttgGTATGGTTAACAAGACATTAAAGGGGATGAGTGACCTTATCCAATATCTACCCACTGGGACTGTCTTCCTGTTTCAAACCCTGAATCCAATCTTCACCATAGCAGGGCATTGTACTGAAATCAATGAGATCCTTACTGGGATTTTCCTTGCTTTCTGTGCTACCTCCTGTGTGTTTTCATGTTTTACAGATAGTTATGTTGGCAGTGATGCTCTGATTCATTATGGAATTGCAACCTTTGATGGGCTCTGGCCGGCGCCGAATTCGGACAATATCGATATTTCGAAGTACAAGATTACATTAGGGGATGTGGTTGATGCCTTATGTTCATTGATTGTGTTTGCAGTGATTGCTATATTGGACCCAAACACTACCAACTGCTTCTATCCGGAGTTTGGGGTTTTTCAGAAGGTGTTGGTGGTGATTTTGCCAGCCGTGGTTGGTTTCTTTGCTTCTACAGTGTTCAACTTCTTCCCCAAAAAACGTCATGGGATTGGGAGGATCCCTGCATGCTATAGTTAG